CTCTTTGCCGAACTTTTCCGCGGTCTCGGCTTTGTTGAGCCCTTGCAAGTCGCCGTAGTGGCGCTCGTTGAGGGCCTGGTCCCGTTCGATGGGAATGCCCGCTTGACCGATCACCTGCAGCACGATGGCGAGGGTTTCGTTGGCCCGTTGGAGCACCGAGGTGAAGGCGCAATCAAAATGGATGTCGCGCAGCTTTTCCCCCGCGCGTCGCGCCTCCTCGCGGCCCTTGTCGGTCAAGGGCACATCGACCCAGCCGGTAAAGCGGTTTTCGAGATTCCATTGGGATTCGCCATGTCGCAGCAAGACCAGAAGCGCCATGCGCCGCTGGATAATCGGCGCGCTAGCACGTGTCAACCGGCACCGGCAACTGCCGCCTTCAACAACGGTTGAGTCAGTTACTCGCCCTACTCCTCGCGCATGGCGTTGGGAGGAGTTGGGGTGGGCTTGGCCTTCAAGTAGCGGGGCTTTTCCGGGGGTTCCTCGCGCTCCCGCGGCTCACCGACCAGCTCGGCCGGATACTCTTCTGGCTCCCGCAGCTCGAACGCCTCATCCTCTTCTTCTTTGCGCTCGGGATGGATCGGCGCCGGTTTAAGCGCCCGGCGCCCGTGTAACCGCATGCAGCGCTCGACCCAGCGTAAGTCCTGATTGAGCACCCGTCCCACGTCGGTCAGCTCCACCAGGCGGCTAGGTACCCGGCGCCGCATGTAATCCACCTGGTGAACAATCTCGCTGCAAGGCAGGCGGTGCGGCGCAACGCCATCTTGCGGTGCGACCCGCCGGCGCACCGGCACCGACTCCGCCGCCCACGCTGCCGCCGATAGCCCCACCAGTAATGCGCAAGCGACCAACCGCTGCTTCTGCGATCGGTTCGCAGACGGTCTTGTCGGGAACATCCGTACCAATGTAGCCGGAGGTCACCCACTTCTGCAACCGGTAGTCGCAGCCTGCCACTGGCCGGACCGGCGACGGACGGTAATGCCACAAGCCGCGAGTCCAACTCACGTTGACACGACTGGGGCCGCTTGCCATCATCGCGCGCCACACACCGTCACCTTGTCGGGAGATCACCACATGGCTGTGATTCAGAAGCAGAAGGGTAATTTTCTCGAAGATTTCCGCGCCGGCCAGGTCTTTCGCCATAAGGTCGGCAAGACCGCGACCGCTGGGCTGCTCAATGCCTTCACCGAGTTCGACATGACCACGAACCCGCTCAGTAAGAACCGCCGCTACGCCCAGCGCTACGGGTTTACGGAATGTGTGCTCCCACCCGGTTTGGTGATGAACATCGTCTTCAGCCAAAGCGTGGAAGACATCTCGGAGAATGCGCGGGCCAACCTCGAGTACATAAATATGCGCTTCGGCGCGCCGGTGTACATCGGCGATACGATTGAAGTCAGCTCCGTTGTGCTAGGGGTGAAGCCTTCAACGCGCGATCCCGATCGCGGCGTCGTGCACGTGCAGACCACCGGCCGTAACCAGGATGGGCTGGTGGTTCTTACCTATGAGCGCAAGGTGCAAGTTTGGAAATCCAACTCGGATGCCCCAGTGGAAGATAAAGCCATTGTTGCTCCGGCTGTCGACGTGGTGCCGCGGCTGCCCCCCTACGATGCCACGCGTGCTTACGGGGAGTTGGCGCACCTGACCAGCGCCGACACCTACTTCGAAGACTTCACCGTGGGTGATACCATCGAGCATTCGCGCGGCCGCACCATGACGACTGAGCACATCGCCCTCACCGCGATGCTCGACAATACCTCGCAGGTGCACTGTAATCAGCATCTGATCGACCAGAACCCAGCGAAGTACCTCGGCGGTCAACTGGTGATCTACGGCGGCATTCCTTTCAACCTTTGCCTCGGCCTGTCTTGTCCGGACGTGAGCGACAACGCGCTCGCCGACCTGGTGTACACCTCCGGTCGACACACCGGCCCTCTCTTTGCCGGCGACACCGTCTTTGCCACCACCGAACTGCGCGGGAAGCGGGACTACCAGGGGCGCGACGATCTCGGCGTGCTGGTCACGACGCTACGCGGCCACAAATTCAAGCGCGGCCAGGGCTCCGCGTTTGAGCGGGTGGAGATCTTTTACTTGGAGCGGGAAGTGCTCGTAAAACGCCGCAGCCATTACACCTGATCGGTGTTAGGCGGGCCGGAGACAAAGCGGGGCGTGGAATGGCCCTGGCCCCCACACCCCGCCGTAGTCGTGTGCTGATTTAGAACTAGGCTGGGAGCTTGCCGCGGCGCCAGGCCTGATAGTGGTTGGCGCAGTAACCCTTGGCCACGTACGCTTTGCCACAACCCTTGACCGAGCACACACGCTTCGGCGGCACCACGTTTTCCTTCGGCGGCTTCCAGCCCTTGAGCGTCTGCGTCGACACATCCAGCCCTTCGTTCAGCAGGGCGATCACCACCTCGGTCTTCGAGGCGCCGAGATCCCGCGCGACGCGTTGAATGGCGTCGCTGATGTGCACCGGGATCTTCACGTTCATCAGCTTGCTGGCACTCTTCTCGCGCCCACGCAGATCGGTCAGTCGTAGATCGGCACGCATACTACCCTCCTTTGGTCGGTGAGCTTTGTGCGGGTCCCAGTACCCACACCACAAGCAAGCGTCTACCCAATTTTGCACCGCAAGAAAAGCCCCGGCGGACCGCGGAATCACCCTAGTTTTGGTGAATATCTGCTGTACTAGCCACTCAACAGGCGGCCAATTTTAGTGACTGCATCACCGCTATTGCGGTGGGGCCGGTTGTGCAGCGGCTCAGTCACGGGTGGTAATGCGCCGGCGGACCGCGTCACGCTACGCCGTCATTGTACGGAATGGAAACCCCAAGCCTTGCTTGCCGGCCGCTGCCCGACTCTGCTCAGACGCAGTTCGATTGCGGCAGATCCTATGATTTGGACAAAGAACGCGCGACGTACAGGGAAGCGGGGGAACTGGCAACTGTGTATGGCGAGAAAGCTGAGGCCGGGTACAGCACCCGCGGCGATCAGCACTGCAAGCTAGTGATTTGGCACAGCATGATGCCCCGCGGGGGCGCCATCGCTACTCGTCGCGCGCCGCCCGGTCGGGCGCTGGCAGGACAGATGATCCGCCGATGACGTGGTCAGGCGGCGCGACGCAACTTGATTTCCGCTTCCAGTCCGACGGCCTCGACCAGACGCAACACGCGATCAATCGTCACCTTCTGCAGGCTTCCAGATACGATGCCGGTCACGGCGCTACGCGGGAGGCCGGACCGCTCTGCGATCTGTGCGTGTGTGAGCCCTTGACGATCCGCCTCACGGCATACGGCGGCGATGAGCTGCGCCTTCAGCACCGCCTCCAAGCCGCGGGCCGCGGGAATTCCCAGCTGGGCGGAGAGGCGCTTTGCCGACGTAGTACGTTTCATGCCCTCACCTCCTTGAGCCGCCGCCGTGCGAGGTCAATGCTGCGCTGCGGTGTTCGTTCCGTTGTCTTCTTGAACGCGTGGAGCACCGCGACCGATCCACGCCCGATCACAGCGTAGATAATGCGATACTACCCTGACCGATCCTTGAGGCGCAATTCGTGGGCACCCGGCCCGACGCTCGGCATCGGACGCGACAAGGGCATTGCCAAACCGAGGCCAGCATCCAGGCGTGCCAATGCGTCAGCCAGGTCTGAGCGGATCTCCTCCGGAAAATCGCGAATCTCTCGCCGCCAAGCTCTCGGGAATTCGATCACGTTTCGATGGTCTCATTTGTGAGACGAATTGTCCAGGACTTGGGGCGGCGATGGAAGGGCCAGGGGCGCGAGAGGAAAAACCGGACGCCGCCGCAGAGGCCGTCTGTCAAGACTCACGGTCAGCCAGCCCGGCCACGTTGCCGATCGGAAGGTTGCGCTACGTTTCGCGCGGGGCGTTCTTCAGTGGCAGCTACTTCCGCCGTAACGTCGGCGGCGTGGGTGCCGACGTTACGGCGGCACCGTCACCATGGCCGCCACGCCGTTTCTTCTTCAGGTAAACACCGCCTACGCGCAGGCTGGGGGATCGGCACCGAGCCTTCCGGGCGTCGACCTCAAGTTCCAGACCCGAATCGTTCGCCTCGCCGCCGCCATCGACTTGAACCGCGCCATTGGCGTGCGCGGGTTGTCTGTCGGCCTCATCGACGTAACGAGCCTCGTCATACCGGCCAAAGGCCTACAGCTTCGTCACCTCCACGCGCGTGTCGCGGTCGGTCATGCTCGGTTGCAAGCAGATCGTCATCGGCCGCAGATGGAACTGGCCGCCGGAGAGCTCGACCGGATTGAGCGGGGTCGGGATCAAGTTCTGGAAGCCCTTCTGGCCGCGGAACTGGTAGTTCTCCCAGGCGTGGTAGACGATGAACTGCCCCGGCCGCACGCTCGGCGCCACCTTGACCATGATCTCGAAGCTATCGAGGTCGTTGTGCACGCGCACGTGCTCACCGTCGGTGATGCCACGCGCCGCCGCGTCGACCGCGCTCATGTAGGCGACCGGTTCGCCGCGCATGTTGCGCAGCATGATGCGGTCGTCGCGCCACGCCGCATGGATGCTCCAGCGCGTGTGCCCGCCGGTGAGTTGCAGCGGGTACTTGCCGCCGGCCGTCGGCGGGTCCTTGTGCGTCGGTAGCGTCTCGCCCATCTCCAGGTAGAGGTCCTGGTCGAGGTAGAACTGGATGCGCCGCGACAGCGTCGGGTACGGCTTCTTGTCGAAGACGTGGTCGGTGAACGGCGTGATGGTGTCGTCGGGCTTGAACTTAGTTGCGACTCCGATCGAGGCGATGCTCTTGCCGGGAGCGGTGAAACGCGCCCAGCCCTTCTTCTTCAGATCGTCCCACTGCACGCCCTGCAGGTTGCTGGTGTTCTCGATCAGATAGCGGGCGACCTTGTCGTCGTCAGTCGGTCCGTACTCGCCCTGGGAAGAGAACGTGTCGTAGAGCCCGACAAACGAGCGCTCGCGGCCGTTGCGATCTTTGAACTCGGTGATGCCACGAGCCGCGGCGCGGGCGTCGACCGCCTTGGCCAGCAGCGCGAAGATCTCCCAATCCGACTTGGCCTCGTGGAACGAGGTCGCCTTCTCGCCGGCGTGGATGTAAGGCATCAGCGGCGTCACCCACTTGTGTTCGGTGCGCTCGTACCAGCCCGCCGCCGGCAGCACGTAATCCGACTGCAGCGCGGTCGAGGTCATGCGCCAGTCGATGGTCACCATCGTGCGCAGCTTGGGCCACAGATGCTTGAGCAGCAGCGGATAGGCGCGGATGCGGCGCAGCGGATTGCTCACCAGCGAGAACATCACACGCGGGTCGTTGCCGGGCTTGGGCCAGACGTACTGCCAGCCCTTGGACAGCGATTCGTCGAGCACCTTGCGCACCGGCCGCTTCAAATGCGGGTCCCAGTCTTGCAGCTTCTCGCTGGCTTCGAGCAGCCCGCCGTGGATGTACCAGAACAACGCGCCCGAGGCTTCCATGCCCGACTCGAAGCTCTTGCGGCTGCGCTCGTAGACCATCATTTCATCGGTGTAGCCGGCGAGCTGCAAGCGCGCTTCTTCGTAGAGCCCGTAACCGTAGATCAGCCCGCGCAACGGCAGGCTGAAGGCGGAGACCACCCACTGCTCGAAGGCGTCGTGCATGAGGAACGGGAAGCCGACGAAGCCGCTGCCTTTCTTGCCGTAGTTGCCGGTGAGCGCGAAGACCAGCGCCTGGGTGCGCTCGGTGAGATTGCCGTGGTAGTACTTGGCGAAGTTGCTGGTGGTTACCATTGACGCCGCCTTCGCCTTCGCCAGGCGATGGGCGAGGTCGCGAATCAGGCCCGCAGGTGTCCCGCTCATGGCAGCGGCTTTCTCAGGGGCGTAAGTCGCCAGATGCTCGCGCAGCAACTCGAACACCGGACGCACGCCGACCTTCTTGCCGTTGGCGAGCGTCGCCTCGAAGCGGCCTTCGAGCGAGGGCGCGAGACCTTCGAGCGCCAGGCTGCGCGTCGGCGCCGGCACGACACCGGCCTTAGGGTCGTGCAGATACAGCTGGTCGCCGTCGCCGCCTTCCTTGAGATCCGAGCCGCGCAGAAACCGACGGTTATCTTCGCGCACCAGCATCGGCAAATCGGTCTGTTCCTGCACGAAGGCGCGGTCGAAAAGCTTCTCGGCGATGAGCACGTGCGCAACGCCGAGGCCGAGCGCCGCGTCGCCGCCCGGCTTCACCGGGATCCATTGATCGGCGTGGATCGACGAGGCGCTGTAGTCGGGTGTGATCGCGACCAGTTGCGCGCCTTTGTAGCGCGCCTCGAGCAGGAAGTGCGCGTTCGGGATTTGGGTGTAGAGCGGATTCGCGCCCCAGCACAGGATCAGGTCGGAGAAGAAGTAGTCGTCGGCCGAGCGCTCGAAGACGATCTTTCCGAAGGTCTCGGCCGCGCCGCGGTGGCCGTCGCCGATCTCGGTGTTCATGTCGAGCGCGGTGGAGTCGAGGAGCACCCGCAGGCGGGACTGCCCCGCCGTTTGGGTGCCGGTGGAGATACCCGGCCCGAGATCCCAAATGATGCGGTCGCTGCCTTCCTTGACGATGGTATCGATCATCGAGTCGGCGATCTCGTTGAGCGCCTGCTCCCAGGAGAGGCGTTCCCACTTGCCCGAACCGCGTTCGCCGACGCGCTTGAGCGGGAACTTGACGCGCGTCGGATCGTACATGCGCTCGCTGTAGCACGCGCCCTTCTGGCAACCGCGCGGATTGAAGTCGGAGACGTCGGGGCGGACCTGCGGATAGTCCGCCACCTGCTCCTCGCGCCAAACCACGCCGTCCTTGACGTA
The genomic region above belongs to Deltaproteobacteria bacterium and contains:
- a CDS encoding 2,3-bisphosphoglycerate-dependent phosphoglycerate mutase; this translates as MALLVLLRHGESQWNLENRFTGWVDVPLTDKGREEARRAGEKLRDIHFDCAFTSVLQRANETLAIVLQVIGQAGIPIERDQALNERHYGDLQGLNKAETAEKFGKEQVHLWRRSYNIAPPGGESLQDTAARTLPYFESKIVPALKTGNNVLVAAHGNSLRSIVMQLDQLTRQQVLELNLATGVPVVYEFDMKMRIVSKRVLDG
- a CDS encoding MaoC family dehydratase — its product is MAVIQKQKGNFLEDFRAGQVFRHKVGKTATAGLLNAFTEFDMTTNPLSKNRRYAQRYGFTECVLPPGLVMNIVFSQSVEDISENARANLEYINMRFGAPVYIGDTIEVSSVVLGVKPSTRDPDRGVVHVQTTGRNQDGLVVLTYERKVQVWKSNSDAPVEDKAIVAPAVDVVPRLPPYDATRAYGELAHLTSADTYFEDFTVGDTIEHSRGRTMTTEHIALTAMLDNTSQVHCNQHLIDQNPAKYLGGQLVIYGGIPFNLCLGLSCPDVSDNALADLVYTSGRHTGPLFAGDTVFATTELRGKRDYQGRDDLGVLVTTLRGHKFKRGQGSAFERVEIFYLEREVLVKRRSHYT
- a CDS encoding XRE family transcriptional regulator; translated protein: MKRTTSAKRLSAQLGIPAARGLEAVLKAQLIAAVCREADRQGLTHAQIAERSGLPRSAVTGIVSGSLQKVTIDRVLRLVEAVGLEAEIKLRRAA
- a CDS encoding type II toxin-antitoxin system RelE/ParE family toxin, which codes for MLHAFKKTTERTPQRSIDLARRRLKEVRA
- a CDS encoding molybdopterin-dependent oxidoreductase — translated: MNLTRRNFLRSAGAATLLLSLNRLSFGQVGAPGASALPPLPDYRTWEDVFRKQWVWDKVVRSSHWVNCWYQAHCAWNVYVKDGVVWREEQVADYPQVRPDVSDFNPRGCQKGACYSERMYDPTRVKFPLKRVGERGSGKWERLSWEQALNEIADSMIDTIVKEGSDRIIWDLGPGISTGTQTAGQSRLRVLLDSTALDMNTEIGDGHRGAAETFGKIVFERSADDYFFSDLILCWGANPLYTQIPNAHFLLEARYKGAQLVAITPDYSASSIHADQWIPVKPGGDAALGLGVAHVLIAEKLFDRAFVQEQTDLPMLVREDNRRFLRGSDLKEGGDGDQLYLHDPKAGVVPAPTRSLALEGLAPSLEGRFEATLANGKKVGVRPVFELLREHLATYAPEKAAAMSGTPAGLIRDLAHRLAKAKAASMVTTSNFAKYYHGNLTERTQALVFALTGNYGKKGSGFVGFPFLMHDAFEQWVVSAFSLPLRGLIYGYGLYEEARLQLAGYTDEMMVYERSRKSFESGMEASGALFWYIHGGLLEASEKLQDWDPHLKRPVRKVLDESLSKGWQYVWPKPGNDPRVMFSLVSNPLRRIRAYPLLLKHLWPKLRTMVTIDWRMTSTALQSDYVLPAAGWYERTEHKWVTPLMPYIHAGEKATSFHEAKSDWEIFALLAKAVDARAAARGITEFKDRNGRERSFVGLYDTFSSQGEYGPTDDDKVARYLIENTSNLQGVQWDDLKKKGWARFTAPGKSIASIGVATKFKPDDTITPFTDHVFDKKPYPTLSRRIQFYLDQDLYLEMGETLPTHKDPPTAGGKYPLQLTGGHTRWSIHAAWRDDRIMLRNMRGEPVAYMSAVDAAARGITDGEHVRVHNDLDSFEIMVKVAPSVRPGQFIVYHAWENYQFRGQKGFQNLIPTPLNPVELSGGQFHLRPMTICLQPSMTDRDTRVEVTKL